The window TAACCCACATCTGTCAACCACAGCACAGTTCCAACCCCTTAAGTAGTACAGTACCCTAGGGATATCTGTCCTTCACAAGAAAAGGACCTGTCCCTACATGTGTCCCATCCAACATAAACAGGAGAGAACAGATTTAGAATTTCATACCATCTTAAAATGGATCAGCAGAAAAGCCCCCCCCCCGCGAGATCCCTAAGCCAAGTGTCCCTGCAAACATGGATCACTACAGTTTGTGAAACACAACACACCATGTCACCAAAGGGACCTGTCAAAATTACATTATATGAACTGAATATACTGTATTTGCGTaattaggaatacacacacacacacataccaccaacaccaccactaccaccaccacaacaacaacaaaatgtaaagaaaaaggggccatgaatttgaaacaacaacaacaaaaaaacgaTGAGGGTGGTACATGGAAGggattggagggagaaaaggaagagggaaatgatttaattataatcaaaatttattttcaaaagacactatataagtaataaatagattaataaataACAGGTGACAAGAAGTGACAGGTGGATGAGAGACCTAAAGTTGATGCTTTATGATGGATGTTTGATAGATAACGGATGGATACCTAGATACATGGGGAGACCAGAGACAGATTAAATTAGCTCCACAGAACACATGTCGAAACAACACTAGACCAATCGATGAGTTTCTTTTTGCAATCCCACAAAGACATGGGCTCAAGGTCACATAGCTAGCCAACAGCAAAATTAGAACTAGAAACCCAACTTCCTGATAGTGTATCTACTTTCTTTCCAACAGGCCCTGTTCCTTTTCCTGTGTCGAACTCCAAATCCCAGGATTCTGTCAATTGAAGGGATTGATCTTATTTCCAAACTAAACCCTGGTGTTTGTGACTCTGTGCAGTACTGTGGCCTGGCTCCCATTGCAGGCACATCCTCTCCTGAGGATGGTGTTTGTGACTGCAGTGACACGGCCTGGCTCCCGCTACAGGTACACACTTTCCTCAGGATGGTGTTTCTTTGCAAGACAGACTTTTGGGTCCACTTGGAGATTTCTAGGGTCCAAGGTAGGGTAAATGAGGCCTAGTTCTGGAGAGAATGGGGTTCTGGGGTACTGGATAAGGAAAACAAGCTTTTTAACAGATATCTTGAGTAAGGGACAGGAGCTGGCCTTGCCAGCCCCAAGAACGGACTGTTGAAATCAAAGCCAAGGTCTTGGCTGGGCCTAGAAGTCCACGACCTGACAGCTCATCTGCTAGAACTAGAGTCAATTATCATGTCCTGACCTCAGCCAAGACTCAGAGCCCAGCCTTCACCTCCTCTCCAAACCTCTCCTCTGCTGTGCCCATTCCTGCTCCGGCCACACTGCCACTCTTTTATGGCCTTCTAACAAGCCACATGGACCCATCTTGTCTTCTTCTGCAACTCTGAAGCTCACTGATGGTGGTGAAGACCCTTCTTCTAGCTCCCACGGGAGCAAAGGCTGGCCACACAGTGCATGCCAGAAAGGAGAACCACCATACAGCACCCAGCACAGTGCCTGATGCAGAGCAGGCACTGGCCAGTGTTGGGTGTTCTCAGCAGCCTTCCACATTCTACAGCCAAACAGAACCTGTGGTATAGATAGGTGTAACTGACAGGGAGTCAGGGCAAGGCAGGGGTGGAGTAAGCCTGGGATGATGAGTAACTAGTCAGCTCTCAGGATCTCTGCTTAAGCAGTGTGAGAGCTGAAGGGGCTCAGACCACATCTGGGCTCTCAAACGCAGATTAAATTGAGTCATGGAGAAGGGAAAGTCTGAACCATTTTATTGCCACCTTATCTGAGCCCTTGAACAAAGCCTTGTGGGAGGTGATCATGCAACTGCCCAAACTAAAATGAGGGTCTTACCTTCCCCGAAACCCATTGCCCTCACAGCGAGGAATCTGGTCAGACCCAACAGTTTTATAGCCCAAGAATACTGCATGAAATAGTGCCAACAGTCTTGGCTCAGAGAAGAACCAGTGAGTATGGACAGAAGATGTGGGGCCATTTCCAATCTTCATCCGCACTCATCCCCACATACGCCTTCACAAACCACGGCTTGAGCCCTTTAAAATGAACAGCAGGTCCAGCTGTGAATTCAGATGCCCGGGAGTCTAGCGTGGGCTCCAGCCCCCTTGTCCTCATTTTCTAGACTGAACCCATTTCTAAGATTCTCTGCTAATGTCTTTGGTGGGAGATGCCACAATACCAGATCCTCCGCACACACTACTGCCTTCACTGTTCCCTCTAGGCTGCAGATGGCCTCTGCAGATAAAGCAAGCGAGGCAGATTCAAGCTGACAGTGAGCTAGTGTCTATCTGCCTCTATGCCTGGGTCACACAGCCCTAGTACTGGAGGCCTGCCAAGCTGGCCTATTGTCTGGCACTGTTTCCCTTTAGGGCAATGGGTGCCCTAGAATAGAGAGATTGCAGTCTGGGTGAGGTAGAGTGGGAACAGGCCTCAGTAGCCAAGCAGGGAGCCAGCCTTGATACCCAGCACCGGGGGTGATTTGTGAAGCCCCTCAACAAGGGTTACGGGAGTTAAgtgcctgcctttgtcttcccTCCCCAGGCTCCCCAGTCCTGTGTCTCCTCCCAGGGCCACCTACTGCCCATCCTTGCACACACCCCTTCGCCGTAGGCATGATGCTGCCAGTGCATCCAGAGGGCACTTAGCATCCACTGCTGGAGCACACAGAGTTGGTCACACAAGCTACAGGTGACTGTACTTACAAAATTTTCTCTCCCATCGAAAGCACATTCTGTCATTTGTATTTATCCCTCAAACCCTCTCTCTCTACACCAAGGTCTCTCCACATGGCGACCACAGGAGACCTTCCTCACAGTCCTACATAGGGCCCAGAAGCTAGCTCCCTACCTCAGGACAGCCTGAAGCCAGCGCTCCACCATCCACACCTGTGGGATCCCAAACACGTTACTTCCACAGGCCTGTCTCCTCAGCTGTGGGGTAAGGTGGGATTGCCAGGTTCCTAAGGCTCTTGGCTAATTAAAGTACTATCATCTATAACCTTCTTTGTGAGGGTCTCGAGCCTCAGATGCGAAGGGCAGATGTTGGCCGAGAGACACACAACAAGGATGCATGTTCTGGCTAGAGAATCTAAGCCACCAACTAACATAGTAGGTGCCTCTAGCAAGCTCTGGGATAGCTACCGCATTGCTATTAGCCCATTTTACCATACGATGTACTTTTTCAAGTGTATTCCAGACTTTTATATGTACATATCACACTTTGGGATAGATAAATGCTTTGAGAAAAACACATATTTGGGGGCATATAGACATGTTAAGGTATGTGCATATTGCACACTCAGGATATCTACACTGTGTGTGCAATGCACTTACATTCAGAGGAGTGTCAACACCACAACTATGGAAACTCTGGGGTGAAGGGCACAGACTCTTCAACCAGATGAAATGGAATATGATGAACTCACACACCGTttaaccctgggtaagccagttgcCCTGTGCACTCTGTTTCTTTGCCTGTAAAATGGGATTAACAGCAGGACTTACTGCACAGCGCTCTTGGAAAGATTCAAGAAGGCAATGCTTAGAACAGTCACCGCATGGCTGGCATGGGAGGAACACACGCTTTGCAGTTTGTTATTGTGCAGGGGTGTAGAGACAATTTACTATGTGTAGCTTATAGGGAATCCCAGAGTTCAAAGACTTGAAACTTCAATCACCAGACAGGAGAGCCACTTAATCCATATTTATTTCACATTTGATctgtaaactttattttttaaaaaaaaaaaatccactgtcATAAGCAACAAGTGCTGACATTTAGTTTTCTAAATCAGAGCACAGGCCTTCCCTGTCCACCCAAAATAAGTAGAAACCCTGCTGTAAACACAAGgtctctgccttcctgcctgaCTCTGGCAATTCATTAGTGACATGATCTCAGCCAGAAAAGCAGGGGGAAGGGAACACTTTCCTACCTAAGAGCTCTTGGGGTTGGCACTGTACAGTGTGGCAGGCCCATTTGTCTTCTCACTGTTTACCTTGTGCAAATTGTATCAGGTTTGTTTCTTCCACATAATTTCCACTCCTGTGTGGCTAAAATCAGCAGCTAAAAGATTCCCTCTTAGATGGCTCtttctgggggaggggctgcacaCATACAATCTAGAAACATACATATTCTTCTTCAAGCCTTGGCCCCAGAGTAGTGGGAATCCACAGAGTCGGTTTCAAAGTGAGTTACTGGGGCAAGTGGTGCCTCAGAAGATAATGGCTTCATACAGAGGGCTGATGCAAGGCGGAAGGTTCATTTCCTTCTGTCTTGGTCCATCGCTCTAATATTTACATAGGAAAAGGCAATTATGCTGTCAGGCacgggcgggaggagggggaggaaagtgaACAGAAACCCTTTCCCTGTCAGGAATCTCAAAGCAGGTCTGTGTCCGAGGGACTGTCACCAGTTACTGGTAAAAAGCACTGACAGCGACATAATACTAGAAAAGGGCTTGCTTCGCGAAGGAGCTTGGTCTGGACCAGGTTAGCCACTGGAGAGCATCTCCACGGCCATGATTTCAACATCACACCAATGCCAACACTGAAGACTTCAAAGTATGATATCAAAAATAATGTATATttacagtgggggtggggagagcaggcAGGGCTGCcctgaataattttttaaaggggggtgggggggagtggtAATTAGCCCCAGCTAGGAAACCTTGGTTCATTAACCCTTTGGCAGCCGTGCCTTCTCTAGTACTGCGCTTGCTCTGAAGACCTTGGGAGAGTCAGACTGGTGGAGAGCGTGGCAATGTCGTTAGGAAACAATACTGATCGGGGTAGCCCCCCCAGAAAATGGCTGTGGGTGGGGAGCAACCGAAGCAACCACCAAAAGGCGCATGTGTCCCTCTCAGCCAGAACTTTACACATGTAACAAAAGGTGCCCTCAAAGACCACGGGGCTCCCTCCTAGTTAGATAACACATGGAGCAGGTAGGTCCTGGTTTTCAGAGTGCTGGGGCTGCATGCACAGACGCGCCCCCTCGAAGCCCGGGCCCTGCATCGAACAAGCGTCTGTAAGCAGGGCACATCCCACTCGCTCACACGATGCGCTTTCTGTCCCCACGGCAGAGGATCTTCTTGAAGGCGCGGCGGAAATCGTGGTTGAAGATGGTGTAGATGACCGGGTTGAGCGAGCTGTTGCAGTAGCCGAACCAGAAGAAGAAGTTGAAGAGCTGGTAGGGCACGGGGCAGCCGACCGCTATGAGTGTGTAAGTGAAAAAGAACGGGAACCAACATACCACGAACACGCCGATGACCACAGCCAGCACGAACGTGAAGCGCTTCTCGCGGTTCTGCCGCCCGCGCCAGCGCGACGCTTTGGCACCGCGCTCCTCTCCAGGCCCGGACCCAGCAGTCCCAGGCCCCGCAGCCCCAGGCCCGCGCCGAGGCAGACTGTCTCCCGGTTTCACCTGGCTCGCCCGGGTCTTGCCCTTGGCCCGGGGACCGCGCTCGGGTCTACGGAGTCCCGGGGGCCGCTCGGCATGCTCGGACGACGAACTCTCCTCTAGGTCCAGCGCATCCCCGTCGCGGGACCCAGCGGGCGCGGGCTCCCCCGGGGCACCGTTAAGCTGGGTGGGGAGAGGCTCGGCCTCGGCGCCCGCGGGGCCCACTCCGCGTTCCGGGCCCAGGCCGTTGGGCCTGCGATCGGCGCCCCCAGGTGGCGCGGAACAAGCGTCCGGACCCCGGCGGCTGGGCGGCACGCGGGTGCGACGCTTGGCAATCTGATAGATACGTACATAGACCAGGATCATGATGAGGCAAGGCGCGAAGAAGGAACCGATGGACGACGAGATGACATACCACTTCTGGTCGTTGATCTTGCAGCTTGGTTCTGCCGGCTGCTGGCCGCCGCCAGCGCCCTTCTTCTCTATGGAGATGAGGGGCGGGAAGGAGATGACAGCCGAGATGACCCACACGGTGACGATGATGGCCTTGATCCGGCGTGGTGTGCGCTTCAGGTTGTACTCGATGGCCTGTGTGATGGACCAGTAGCGGTCCAGGCTGATGGCGCACAGGTGCACTATGGACGACGTGCAGAAGAGCACGTCGAGAGCCA of the Chionomys nivalis chromosome 8, mChiNiv1.1, whole genome shotgun sequence genome contains:
- the Adra2a gene encoding alpha-2A adrenergic receptor, yielding MFRQEQPLAEGSFAPMGSLQPDSGNTSWNGTEAPGGGTRATPYSLQVTLTLVCLAGLLMLFTVFGNVLVIIAVFTSRALKAPQNLFLVSLASADILVATLVIPFSLANEVMGYWYFGKVWCEIYLALDVLFCTSSIVHLCAISLDRYWSITQAIEYNLKRTPRRIKAIIVTVWVISAVISFPPLISIEKKGAGGGQQPAEPSCKINDQKWYVISSSIGSFFAPCLIMILVYVRIYQIAKRRTRVPPSRRGPDACSAPPGGADRRPNGLGPERGVGPAGAEAEPLPTQLNGAPGEPAPAGSRDGDALDLEESSSSEHAERPPGLRRPERGPRAKGKTRASQVKPGDSLPRRGPGAAGPGTAGSGPGEERGAKASRWRGRQNREKRFTFVLAVVIGVFVVCWFPFFFTYTLIAVGCPVPYQLFNFFFWFGYCNSSLNPVIYTIFNHDFRRAFKKILCRGDRKRIV